CCCCTGCATCCCTCTACCGAGCCCTAACGCAATTTCCGGAGAATCGTTAATGGGTTCATGCATATCATCCCCTTATGGCGGGACAGAAACGGAAAAATCCGGATACTGCTTTAACAGGAGGAACTGTCTGTCTGTAGACATTTAAATTTACGTAGAACTTATATTTAACACTTTTCTTATAAATCGTAATAATAAATTGAACTGTACTGGGTTATATTATTAAATAAGTTTTCACTAAAAGATACGGGTAAAAAAATAACAACTTGAGCGAAAAGAGGTTGGATAAAATTAAAATATCCATGCTAGTCAAGGTGAGTGTTCCGAAAAATTAAAAATGGATTTCCTGAGAGCTGAAACAGAAGTTAGGAGGAATTAAAAAGCTGAGTATTAAAGATAGCGAAAATTAATAAAGTAAAAAGATTAGATTGAATCTTCCGTGCCAGTCAATCTCTGGTATTTTCTATAACGTGCTTTCCCCTTTCTGCAGGCACAATTGTCAGTTCAGCATCTGGAAATTCCCTCTCAAGCGGCTCTCCATCTGCGATCCTGTCCATGGTAATAGCAATTGCTGCAACTTCGGAATGGGGCTGGCTTCCAACTGCGACGTTCCAGTCCGCGAGCTGGTAAATTTCAGGAGGGACTTTTTCTGCTCCTACGACAATCATAAGCCTGTCACAGCTTTTAAGCTCATCAGTGACGCCGGGAAGATTGACTCCGTACATAGAAAGATGGCAGACTTTTCCGCCAGCATCTTTCCATTCCCGGATCTCCTGCTTAAAATTGACGTTATTCTTAACGTAGAAGTTCCCGCCCCAGCGCCTGACAACATCCTCAAGCGTCTGTACTATTCCTGGGTCGTCTGAGGCGAGGAGCATACCTTCTGCACCGAGCAGACGGGCAGTTAAGCCCACATGGGTGGTAATTCTCTTATCCCTTTCCGGGCGGTGCCCAAGGCGCAGTAGAACAATCCTTTTCATGCTCGTGCTAACACCCTGCAAGGTATTAAAAGATTTCACTGAAAAAAAGAGAAGATTACTGGAACCCGTAGGTTCCGGGGACCCTTCTTAGAAGCATGCCCTCAACAACTATCGGATTTGTTCTCTGTGCAGTTGCCAATGCGTTTTCTAACTTGAATTCTTTCTCAGCATAGATTGTGAGGATTGAGTCTCCTTTTCGAACAGACTCACCCATTTTCTTATGGATAGAGACTCCGGCCCCCTTGTCATTAGGAGCACCTGCAAGCCTGGCTATCTCGATTATCCATCTATTGTCAAATTCGATGACATACCCGTCTGCAGAAGCAAAGATATCGGCTGTATATTGCCCTACCTGTATATCATCCGATTTTATGTTCGGATCTCCGCCCTGGGCTTCAATGATCTGTCTCATCTTCTCAAGGGCTTTCCCGCTCCGCAGGGTTTCAAGTGCAATTTCTTTTCCGCGCTCTCTTGGAGCCGCACCTCCCATTTCTAGCATAATACCCGCAATTGCAGCACTCTTCTCAATAAGGCTGTTTGGACCTTCCATGCTTTCCAGCACTTTCATAGCCTCCCGTACTTCCAGCGAAGGTCCAACTTTTCTTCCTATGGGCGAGGAGCCGTAGGTAATTGCACACTCGACGTTCATTCCAAGCCTGTGCCCAAGATTAATCAGGTCTCCTGCAAGTTTTTGTCCGTCCTGAACAGTGGGAACCTTTGTACTTGGACCGACAGGGATATCCATCACCACATTGTCGGCTCCTATAGCTCCTTTTTTTGCCATAATCGAGGCAAGCATCTGATAGTAAGGGTCAATGGAGAGTGGGTATTCAACCCTAATGAGCTTGTCATCAGCAGGCGCGATATTGGTGGCTCCACCCCAGACAAGTGCACCCCCTACTTTTTCGGTTATTTCTTTGACTTCCTGGGAACTGAATTCTACAGGACAGAGCACTTCCATGAGGTCGGCAGTCCCGCCTGCCCCTGTAATCGCCCTGGAACTTGTTTTCGGAATAAGAAGCCCATTTGCAGCTACAATAGGGACAACCAGCAAAGAGATCTTATTACCGGGAACTCCTCCTATTGAATGTTTGTCCATTATTGGGTGAGTATCAAATTCAATCGTGTCCCCACTCTCGATCATAGCCTTTGTTAGCCATTCGACCTCGTCATCTGTCATTCCGTGGATATAGGAAGATGTTATAAAAGCGGAGAGTTCGATATCACTGAGATTCTCTTCCACGATATCGTTTACGAGTATTTTGATATCATCCTGCACTACAGGTTTTTTATCCATGAGTTTCTTGATTACAGTTACAGATTTTGAGCGGTATGCCGGGACAACCTCAACAGGTTTATCCCAATCCCGAAAGTGCTCATATACTTCGTAAAAAATTCCCAGCGTGCCCGGAGGAACCATATCATCCGTTGTATCCACAATGGCAGAAAGGCTTTCATGCCCATGGATACGGACTCTATCTCCCTCATTAACCCCCAGTTCCTTCGCGTCGGCAATATTTAGCAACACTTTGTGCTGCCCAATTTTTATATTGAAATGTTCAAGCTTCAACTGCATGAGTAAACTCCTTCCGTTTCGTTCTCATTATAATTGTGAATTTGTCACTATAATTCATTTCCCCTGAGCTCCGACTTTATACCTGTTTTTTATCAGGAAACTGACAGCCGGCCTGAGAAATCCTGTAGATAATTAATATACCTGTGATATGTGTAAATAATAAATATTAAACTGAGGTAACATATTAACCTTCATATTATTTTAAGTAAATCCGCAAAAACTTTAAGACAGGTAAAAAAAGCTTAAAAATTATATAAAAGGAAGATCAATAGGTATGCCAATATTTGGCTCCCCAAATGCCTGTATCGCATAGAGATATTAAAGATCTCAAAAACTTTCAAGAGCTTAAACCGACCCTAATAAGGATTTAAGAAATAAATTAAGTTGGAAATTGTACTTCTTTTTTCAATATATCAAGTGATACTGTTTTAATAGTTATTTAACCATAATTCAGGCATTGTTTAGCTATTAGTCAGTCATTATCATGGATTGCCAATCTACTACTGTTTAGTTATATCTATGATCGGTCCAAGAATACCGGTTCATTATTTTATCCTATTAAATTATTTCACGTTTCCAGATTAAATTTCCGGATTATATTATACATATTATCTTCTAGCTTAATTTGCTACTTCTTTAGCTTAATTTGGCTACAGTTCAGTATCCAATACAAATCGTCACCATGCAGCTGCATTATAATCAATAATTACTCAGATCACTTACTCATCTTGTTATTTACCGTAGTCACGCCTGGATATGGAAACAAGCCCTTTTGCAACCACCAGTGAAATAATTCCTATAAGCGCTGCAGTTAAGAGCACCATAAGCAGGTTTTCCTCGTCAGCAAATCTAAACATTAAAATGAACAAAATAATGTTAAATACAGCTCCAACGGCCAGCAAGACTATTGCCGGGCCTCTTAAAGCTTTTCCAGTATCCCTAACCATTTGTCCAATCCATCCTGAAACAAGTCGTTAAATTAAGGTTTAAAGGCCTATAATACCAAATTCCCGAATAAACTAATTAAATTTTAATGAAATAGACTGTTTCCATAACCGAAACCAGATGCTAAAACTCATGAATAACGTGAATCTGTAGCCAAGCGTAATGGTTACTGTGATTTATCAAAGAATTGAGGTAATTGCATATAAATCTTAGGTAATTGAAATTCCTCAAATTCAGGCAAACCGGGAAACTCAAATTTTAAAAACAGATTGTTTAAGAACAGCAAAGAAAGCGTACGCGTTAATATTACTAAACTCCATCTTTAATATAGCATGCCCAATAATTATTGAAAACTATACTAAAAATTATACTAGAATTATACCAAAAATTATACTAAAAATTATACCAAAAATTATACTAAAAATTATACTAAAAATTATACCAATATTTTAAGCAAGTAGGTTAATATCTAAATAAACACCTGCTCTAAAGTACTTTGCAGAATCAATATCAAGAGAATGCTGGCAAGTTGACAGCTTTCATCTCCACCTGCAATCTTCCGGTTCCCATCGGAAGCTTCCGAGGGAGGGAACTTCCCACCTTAGAATTAAATATCCTTTTACTCTCTGGTTAAATGGATTATTATTTAGTAGAAATTTTCTTTGTCAGAAGGCATCTACAAAATCGGACTCATTAAAGATCCATATCAGAGAAATTCAAGACATAACGATACGTAGTACTCTCTTGCGATCTTCTTGAGCCATTCAGGCACCAGACAGTATTTGTCAACTATAAGCTCATTCAAGTAATACAGAGCCTCCTCAGTTTTACAGTCACAGAGCCGCCTTACTGCCGTCCTCCTTCCCCATGCTGATCTCTCATCATCCAGAGCTTCAAGGTAAAGCTGGTATTCTCTATTATTTTCCATTACATTATAAATATCTACCAATCAATATAAATATTTGTATTGTACTATGAACTAAAACATGTTAAGTACATCCTGCCGTAAATTTTCCTGAGCTTTTCCGGAGGTTAAAAACAGCTAATAAGTCTAACAAAAAACTGATGAATCTACAAGTTACAGGAGAAACTACAAAATTCCCATGTACGAAATGATTATTAGGAAACTATTATATAAAAAATTGACCAAGTGCTTCTGAAGAATGTGTAAAAACGCTGCAAAATATCATACAAAACGAGAAAATAAGAAAATAGAATTCTCATACAGTGATCAGTTGATGAGAATTCTTGCACAAGGTCTTGTTCGCTATGCTCTAGTATGTAAAACAATAGCTAAAAACGATATATAATTAACGGGAATTAAATTTTAAACCCGGAGAGATATTGGTCGGTATTGAAATGTTTAATTGGAGCGATTATTTTAACCATGTTGCTAATTTTTTGCTGGAGTAAATTATTTAGGAGGAAAGCACAAAAAAAGAGATGAAACAGAGAAAAAGAAAGGATATTGGAGTTCGCAAAATCTTTAAAGAATTTTAACTTAATACACCTTGGTTTAGATAAAACTATTGCCATAATTGTGTAGATTCATCAGTGAGATTTGAGTTATTTGTTAATAGTTGATGGATTCGCAGACAAGAATTAGCCAGACTCACTTTGTACTTATAATAAACTCGCTATAATAAACCCGCAGGTAACAGCATAATGACCTATATCATTTTTAATGGCTTCATCTTGAGCTTATGGCTTTTACTGGGTCGAGTTTTGCTGCCTGCTGAGCAGGATATATACCCGCAATTAAATTCAGAAGGAAAACCGCAATTATAGTAAATAGAATATCTTGTGCCCGAATTACGATGGGAATTGTGGTAGGACCTCCATAGATTTCGGGAGAAGTACCTGGGATTTCATACTGGCCTATTGCCATAGCTATTGCAACCCCTGTCAGGGTACCGACAAGAGCTCCTAGCAAGCCGAGAATGCCGCTTTGAAGAAGGAAAATTGTCCGGATACCCGAAACTGTGGCACCCATAGCGCGAAGCATACCTATCTGGCGTGTCGCGCCTATAACTGCCAGATTCAAAGTGCTGACCACGCCGAAAGAAGCAATTACGACAATCAAGCCGAGCACGACGGTATTAGAGGTACTCTCAATGGCAATAGTCCTAAGAATTTCGGGATTGGTTTCAGTCCAGCCTCTTGCATTATAGCCTGTTTTTTCGATCTCGGCAGCTACTTCCATGTCCCTGTTAAAATCCTCAAGCCTTACAGAAAGTCCGTTAATTACATCCGCAACATCATAAAATTCCTGGGCGGTATCCAGGGAAGTATAAGTGAGGGATTCATCCAGAGGAGAGCCAGTATGAAAGATCCCGACAACCCTTAGGGAGAGAGGATTAGCATTGGGAAAAGACACATCAACGGAATCGCCCAGATTAACCTCAAGTTTATCTGCCAGCATCGAGCCGATTACTACCGTGTTTCTGGAATATTCAAGTTCCCTGAAGTTTCCTTCTACCATATCGGCTTCAATATCACTGATATTGTTTTCCTGTTGAGGAAGTACGCCTCTTAGCTCGGCGTTGAGTGAATTTGTCTTGAACCTGAAGGAAGCTTCTCCAGTAAGAAAGGGAGAAACCGTAGAAACACCTTCGATCTTAGATATATCGCCTGCCAGGGTCCTGTAAAGATAGATATAGTCTTCACCTTCCCTCGGTGAGACTAAGACGTGAGAAAGTTTATTCACTGTAGTGTCGTAGAGTTCGCCCGTGAAACCAACCATAAGCGCCTGGGAAACGGTAAGTATCATAACGGCGAGAGCTATCGCTCCAACTGAAAGAATTGTCTGAAATCTTCTTGCCCGTATCTGCCTTAATGAAATAAAGAATTCGTAGCGCATTGGTTCACAGCTCTGCTTCTTAAGTTTCCCTGTCATTCCTATTTTGGAGTTCTCTCAGTTAATGTCGCTTTGAATTTTATATTTCTTTGAATCTGTTTCTTTGAATCTGTTTCTTTGAATCTGTTTCTTTGAATCTGTTTCTTTGAATCTGTTTCTTTGAATCTGTTTCTTTGAATCTGTTTCTTTGAACCTATTTCTTTGAACCTTATACTTAAATGACAGATTCATCTCCGAGTTTTCCTCAAAAAGACCGACACCAGAATAAGTCCTATAATTCCCGCAACTGAAGGAAACCCGGGAATTCCATCTTTATCATTCTCACCCGGGGTTACTGTCCTGTTGTCGGTATTATTTATCTGACTTACATTTGAAACCGTTGAAAGGTCGGATTCGATTATAGTTTCCCTGCGCTCAATAATGTCACCATCGTTTCCCAGAAGCTCGATCTCAAGCCTGTAGACTCCTTCCGGAAGCCTCTTATTCCAGGCAACCTCAACAGTTTCATCGTCATTGTTCAGGAGCACAGGAACCCTTGTTCGGACAGATTCTATCAGCCCTGAGGTTCTATCTCCTGAATTTTCAGCCAGTCCATATACAGAAAATATTAGATCTCCCTCAAAGGGCACCTGGGAGCGCCCAAAAACCGTTGCACTGGCTCCGGTTTCATCTTCGTAGATATCGGTAATCTCAGCATCGTCCCTAGCAGTAAACCTTTCGCTTGAACTTATAAATTCCCTTTGAGGAGAATATGTCTGAATTTTGACCCGGCCTACATATTCCTTATTGTTCTCAAGAAGTGTACCCCAGGGAGTGGAAAAGACATCTGGGGCGCTGGTAAGGGATAATTTTTCGGACTTTGTGGAGTAAACAACGTCCGAGCCGCTTATAAGCATGTATTCGATGTCAAAAAGTGAGGCTTCTTTTGGGGAAAGTGCAACACTTATTCCCTGGGAATTAGGGACCAGATCATTGACCTGTAGCTTTGGAGCAGAACTGCTGCCGTAAGCAAAGTTATATTCCATCTCTGAAACAACCTGCCTCCCGTCAAGAAGCCGGGCCTTTGCTATATAAGCTCCGCGTTCAGGATTGCTGACGCTCCAGAAACCAACCTTTGTAACTTCAACACCCGCAGGAAAACTGCCAAGTAAAAGCACCTGTCTGTCAAGCGTTCTCTCACGCATCCTTTCGGAACTTACAAGGAGTACCTCAAGACTAAGGTTTTCTTCGGGCTGGGTCGAATAAAGAGTAACATCAAAGGATTCAATATCACTATAAAGTTCGGTTATGTGAACCGTATTATTTTCTCCGGAAGGAGAAACGTCTGCTGCAAATGCTGGAGTGGTGGAAAGGATAGATAAAACAAATAAAAAAAACACGGCTTTCATTGTCTTTTTTCCCCGATTCAATTGTCAGAAAGATTGTTTTGATGTTATTTAAAAGAAATGTAACTTGAGGAAAGATAGTTTTTTGGTTTAGAGAAAAACATAAGCCGATCAGGGATGGAAAATGGGAAAGGACGCACTAGGTTAAAGGCAAAAAATAAGAAAACAAACCTCAGAAGATAAATACCTGAAATCAGTCAGTTTTTAAAGTAAATAAACAAAACCTGTAGTGAATCCGAAAGTATTTATTCTTTAGTTGAGGTATATGAGGAGGAATATTAAAAATAAACAAGTTTACTTGATTTGCATCCTCAGGAGAAAACAATCGCCAACTTATTAGAATTACAAACGTAAGTATAAAAATAAGTTTTAAAAATAGGGTTTTCGAGCAAAAGGTGTGGTAAAAAATGGAAAAGAAAAGTGTCTTGATCCTGGGAACCGCCTCCCACGTTGGGAAAAGTTCAGTCGTGACTGCCATATGCAGGATCCTGTCGAGAGAGTACAGGGTTGCCCCTTTCAAGGCTCAGAACATGAGCCTGAATTCCTGGATCACAAAGGATGGAAAGGAAATCGGAATTGCCCAGGCAATCCAGGCAAAAGCCGCAGGTACCGAACCCACTGCCGATATGAACCCTGTTCTTCTCAAACCCAAAGGAGACTGCGTTTCCCAGATAATCCTTCTGGGAGAGCCTTATGCTGACAGGAGTGCAGGTCAGTATTACGATTCCATTGCAGAGATGAATGAAGTTCTCGCAGGAGCTCTCGAAAGACTTTACAAGGAACATGATATTATTGTTATGGAAGGGGCTGGGGGAGCTGCAGAGATTAACCTTTATGAGAGGGATATCGTGAATATTGGCACTGCAAGGCTTACGCAGGCTCCTATAATCCTTGTTGGGGATATAGAAAGAGGAGGCGTTTTTGCAAGCCTTTACGGCACAGTTGAACTTCTTCCTGAGGATGTACGGAAAAATGTCAGGGGTTTTATTATCAATAAATTCAGAGGCGACCTGGAAATCCTGAAACCAGGTCTCAAGCAGCTTGAAGAAAAGACAGGCATCCCTGTACTTGGAGTCCTTCCTTTTTTCAAGTTCAATATTCCCTCGGAAGATTCGGTCTCGATTGAGGATAAAGAAGAAACAAAAAACGAAAAACCGATAGAAATCGCAGTTATCCGCCTTCCCAGGATTTCGAATTTTACGGACTTCGAACCCTTGGAAAGGTTTGCTAAAGTTCGCTACGTGGAGATTGATGAAGATCTCGGAAACCCGGACGCAATCATGATCCCGGGCACAAAGAATACAGTTAATGACCTGCTCGACCTTAAAGCAAGTGGTATGGCTGAAAAAATTCAAGCCTTCAAGGGAAGAATCCCGATTTTCGGAATCTGTGGCGGCTACCAGATGCTTGGCAAGATAATTTACGATTCCGGAGTCGAAAACGGAGTTGAAGCGCAATTTGAAGGTCTTGGACTTCTGGATATAAGGACAAGATTCGGAGAATACAAAAAGCGAACGGTCCAGGTTACAAAGAAAGTGAATGCTTATGGCCCCATACTGGCTCCTATAGACGGCGAGGAGATCAAAGGATATGAGATCCATATGGGAATAACCGACTCCTACCGCAATGTCTTCGGGGATGATGGTGCAATTGACGAAGCCGGTCTGGTAATTGGCACCTATCTGCACGGGCTCTTTGACAACAAAAATATAAGAGATGCACTTATGAGATACCTCTATGAGAAAAAAGGGCTTGAGTACAGGCCTGATAATGCCATGACCGAAAACGACGCCTACGAAGAACTCGCAAATGTAGTCGAGCAGAATCTTGAAATGGAAAAAATCTACGAGATAATCGGAATCTAAAAAAGGTTTTTACAGTGTGTACGCATTGTATAAATATAAAATATAACAATAATCAGGATCTACCAGATAGAAAAACCTGATAAAGCTTATTTTAGAAAAGGATTGAGCGGTTTCAGGAGAGTATTGGGAATAGTTGGAACAAAAAAATTATATAATCGGGGAATAGGTACAGTGTTCGCGGAGGGTATGACCGGCCTCTGGAAACCGCTCAATAATAAGTGATCTATTGCTAGTTATTTATATATTGTGAATTTGTTCGATTATAATTTCAAATTTTAACATTTATGTTAAAATCCCCCGAAATCTCCTGACCAGAAAGATACATAATCCGTTGACCTGAAACCGCTGACCTGAAACCGCTGACCTGAAACCGTTGCGCCGGTTTATCGCGCCGGAGAGGATTTGGGGATAAGGTTCTCAAATCCAAAAACCATATCATTTTTGATCAAATTTTTCTTAAAAACTTATAGGATTTGGGAGAAAATAAGTAAAGTTTCTATCACATAAATAAGCCCTAAGCCCTCTTGAGCGAACGAAGTGAGCGAAAAGGGCAGCGTGCTCCCGAAGCGCAATTCGGGGCGTGCTCCCGAGGCGCAATTCGGGGCGTGCTCCCGAGGCGCAATTCGGGGCGTGCTCCCGAGGCGCAATTCGGGCGAGACGGAACTCGGGTTTTAGAACATCTTGACCTTCATGCCGAGTCCATTACTGACAGCCCTCTCATAAACAAGGTGCGCGCTTGCAACATCCTGAATGGCAAGACCTGTTGAGTCAAAAATAGTAATTTCCTCTTCACTTGTCCTGCCTGGCTTCAGGCCGACAATCACCTCGCCAAGCTGGGCATGAATATCATTTTCCGAAATGTAGTGTTTTGAGAGAGGGACATTTACTTCTCCTGAATGGAGGGCTTGGACCATATCGTCCACAATAATCTTGGACCGAATTAAAAGTTCGGGGTCAAGTTCTTCTTTTCCTATAGCATCGGCGCCTATTGCGTTTATGTGAGTGCCTTCTTTGATCCACTGAGCCTTTACTATAGGTTTCCGAGTAGGAGTAGCCGTGACGAGAATATCACAATCACAGACCTTCTCAATGCTATCTTCATAATGGATTTCACAGGGGGTGATGCCTGCCATTTCCCGGATAAGCTGCTCAGAACTTTCTTTTGTCCTGGAGGTAACTCTCACAAGTCCGGGCTCAAAAATCTCACAGAGAGCTTCGAGCTGGGTTTTTGCCTGGTTTCCGGCTCCTACCAGGCCTATGACCTTTGAGTCTTTTCTTGCAAGGTATTTTGCGGCTATCCCGCCTGCAGCTCCGGTCCGGACATCGGTCAGGTAGGTTCCGTCCATAACTGCTATAGGAGCACCTGTTTCCGGGGAAATGAGGACAATAAGCGCCATTACTGTGGGGAGTCCACGAGCAGGGTTTCCAGGGTGGACGTTTACAATTTTCACGCCAGTAATATTCTCTTCCTCAAGATACGCGGGCATTGTACGCAGGTCTCCGTTATAGGCCGTATAATAGAGATACGATTTGGGAGGCATCTGGACTCTTCCAAACCCATGCTGCCTGAAAGCCTGTTCCACGACCTGCATAACAGAACTCATATCCATAACACTTTTTACTTCTTCTTGAGCCAGCCATAAGACATCCATAGTATAACCCTCCAGCCTGAACCGTGAGCTGGCTCACAGCTGAAAACCAAGATAAAATTGAACAGAACCGAAACAAAAACCTAAGATACAAACCTACGGCCTGAGACCACACATTATCATTTTTATTTGCGCAAATATGTATATATAACATATATCTTCACTCATTTAAAGAACTCCCTTCCTAAAAGGAGACAACCGTTAATGAGAGATATGCATGAAAGTTCAGCTGATTTTTCAGGTTCCTGTATGAAAGAGGAAGTGCTCAAAGGAAAATTGCTCAGGCCTGCGCGGGATATCAGGAGCATACTCAGGTGGGGTTATCCCAAGTTTTCGACTATCCGATTTGTGGCTGACCATTTTCAGCTCAGCTTGGAAGAAAGGCATATTCTCACAAGGGTAATTATGCCCCCTGACAGGATCGTCTCCAGGATCAGCAAGAGAATCGACTGCTCAGGCATAAAAGATAGAAAACTTCTCCTTGACGGGTACAATGTTCTCCTTAGTGTGGACAGCCTGCTAAAAAAAGAACCCATGTGGTTCTGCGATGACGGGTATATAAGAGACACCAGATACTATTTCAGCAAGGCAAAACAGGCTGAAGATATCGAAGAAGCCCTTGATGTAGTCCTGGGATTTCTTTCCGAAACCAGCCCAGAATCAGTTTTTTTTCTTTTTGACGCCCAGATAAGTCGCAGCGGGGAACTTGCAGGTTTCACCCGCCATAAATTGAAAGAATATAAAATTTCAGGCGAGGCAAAGACCTCAAAAATCGCGGATTTTGAGCTTAAAACCGAAGGAGGAAATCCAGAAAGAAATGTGATTGTGGCAACTTCCGATG
This region of Methanosarcina flavescens genomic DNA includes:
- a CDS encoding cobyric acid synthase; this encodes MEKKSVLILGTASHVGKSSVVTAICRILSREYRVAPFKAQNMSLNSWITKDGKEIGIAQAIQAKAAGTEPTADMNPVLLKPKGDCVSQIILLGEPYADRSAGQYYDSIAEMNEVLAGALERLYKEHDIIVMEGAGGAAEINLYERDIVNIGTARLTQAPIILVGDIERGGVFASLYGTVELLPEDVRKNVRGFIINKFRGDLEILKPGLKQLEEKTGIPVLGVLPFFKFNIPSEDSVSIEDKEETKNEKPIEIAVIRLPRISNFTDFEPLERFAKVRYVEIDEDLGNPDAIMIPGTKNTVNDLLDLKASGMAEKIQAFKGRIPIFGICGGYQMLGKIIYDSGVENGVEAQFEGLGLLDIRTRFGEYKKRTVQVTKKVNAYGPILAPIDGEEIKGYEIHMGITDSYRNVFGDDGAIDEAGLVIGTYLHGLFDNKNIRDALMRYLYEKKGLEYRPDNAMTENDAYEELANVVEQNLEMEKIYEIIGI
- the ala gene encoding alanine dehydrogenase; the encoded protein is MDVLWLAQEEVKSVMDMSSVMQVVEQAFRQHGFGRVQMPPKSYLYYTAYNGDLRTMPAYLEEENITGVKIVNVHPGNPARGLPTVMALIVLISPETGAPIAVMDGTYLTDVRTGAAGGIAAKYLARKDSKVIGLVGAGNQAKTQLEALCEIFEPGLVRVTSRTKESSEQLIREMAGITPCEIHYEDSIEKVCDCDILVTATPTRKPIVKAQWIKEGTHINAIGADAIGKEELDPELLIRSKIIVDDMVQALHSGEVNVPLSKHYISENDIHAQLGEVIVGLKPGRTSEEEITIFDSTGLAIQDVASAHLVYERAVSNGLGMKVKMF
- a CDS encoding AMP phosphorylase, coding for MQLKLEHFNIKIGQHKVLLNIADAKELGVNEGDRVRIHGHESLSAIVDTTDDMVPPGTLGIFYEVYEHFRDWDKPVEVVPAYRSKSVTVIKKLMDKKPVVQDDIKILVNDIVEENLSDIELSAFITSSYIHGMTDDEVEWLTKAMIESGDTIEFDTHPIMDKHSIGGVPGNKISLLVVPIVAANGLLIPKTSSRAITGAGGTADLMEVLCPVEFSSQEVKEITEKVGGALVWGGATNIAPADDKLIRVEYPLSIDPYYQMLASIMAKKGAIGADNVVMDIPVGPSTKVPTVQDGQKLAGDLINLGHRLGMNVECAITYGSSPIGRKVGPSLEVREAMKVLESMEGPNSLIEKSAAIAGIMLEMGGAAPRERGKEIALETLRSGKALEKMRQIIEAQGGDPNIKSDDIQVGQYTADIFASADGYVIEFDNRWIIEIARLAGAPNDKGAGVSIHKKMGESVRKGDSILTIYAEKEFKLENALATAQRTNPIVVEGMLLRRVPGTYGFQ
- a CDS encoding ABC transporter permease, with amino-acid sequence MRYEFFISLRQIRARRFQTILSVGAIALAVMILTVSQALMVGFTGELYDTTVNKLSHVLVSPREGEDYIYLYRTLAGDISKIEGVSTVSPFLTGEASFRFKTNSLNAELRGVLPQQENNISDIEADMVEGNFRELEYSRNTVVIGSMLADKLEVNLGDSVDVSFPNANPLSLRVVGIFHTGSPLDESLTYTSLDTAQEFYDVADVINGLSVRLEDFNRDMEVAAEIEKTGYNARGWTETNPEILRTIAIESTSNTVVLGLIVVIASFGVVSTLNLAVIGATRQIGMLRAMGATVSGIRTIFLLQSGILGLLGALVGTLTGVAIAMAIGQYEIPGTSPEIYGGPTTIPIVIRAQDILFTIIAVFLLNLIAGIYPAQQAAKLDPVKAISSR
- a CDS encoding tRNA (cytidine(56)-2'-O)-methyltransferase, producing the protein MKRIVLLRLGHRPERDKRITTHVGLTARLLGAEGMLLASDDPGIVQTLEDVVRRWGGNFYVKNNVNFKQEIREWKDAGGKVCHLSMYGVNLPGVTDELKSCDRLMIVVGAEKVPPEIYQLADWNVAVGSQPHSEVAAIAITMDRIADGEPLEREFPDAELTIVPAERGKHVIENTRD
- a CDS encoding DUF434 domain-containing protein, whose translation is MRDMHESSADFSGSCMKEEVLKGKLLRPARDIRSILRWGYPKFSTIRFVADHFQLSLEERHILTRVIMPPDRIVSRISKRIDCSGIKDRKLLLDGYNVLLSVDSLLKKEPMWFCDDGYIRDTRYYFSKAKQAEDIEEALDVVLGFLSETSPESVFFLFDAQISRSGELAGFTRHKLKEYKISGEAKTSKIADFELKTEGGNPERNVIVATSDGIIIDSVKEVLDIPACLMEKMRIEPVRLY